AGTGGATATATTAGACGATATTATTATTTTAAAAAGATATGGTAAGTGTAAATTTGTTTGCAAGAAAAATTATGTATATGTTTGTATGATGGAGGATTAGTATGGAATTTAAATTGGCACTGTTAGCGGTTAAAAATGTGAATGTTTCTAGGCAGTTTTATGAGGAACTTTTTGATCAAAAAGTTGTTCTTGACTTAGGACGAAACATAACATTTAGTGGTGGGTTTGCAATACAAGAGGATTTTACATGGCTTACAGGTTTGCCGGTTGAATCTGTTATAGAGAAATCAAACAATATGGAATTGTATTTTGAAGTAGATGATTTTGATGCATTTATGCAAAAAATAGAGGATTACAAGAATATTGAATATGTTCATCCACCTAAGAAACATGAGTGGCAGCAACGGGTTGTTCGGATTTATGATCCAGACCATCATATTATAGAGATAGGAGAATCTATGGCAGTTATAGCAAGGCACTATCTTGCAGAGGGTTATTCTGTAGAGGAAACATCAAAAATTATTCAGCATCCAGTTGAATTTGTTAAGATGTGTAAATATTAAATCCTCTCAAATTATAAACATTCATATAATTGGAATCATAAACTCATTAATACTATGGGGGTAAAATTATGGATAAAGAAGATAAACGTAAGATGGAAGAATATAAAAAAAATTCAATGGCTAACTTGGCTGATTCAGTAAATCGTTCACAGATAGGTGATTTAAGTCAATTAACAAAGGGAAATTTACTTACAAGGATTATTATTAGTATTATAGTTATTGGAATACTATCATTAATATTCTTTGCTATTAATAATTAACAATGTCTGTTAAGGCCATTACAGTCATATATCTAAATGATTTTATAAATAGTTTAGGACACATTATAAAAATTATGCGAGTGCGACACGTTCCTAAGTGAAAAGCTTAGGCACTAGGGAGTCGCTTAATTTCCCTAGGAGAACTGATAGTTTGAAAAGTCAAATGATGAGGTAACGCTTTGAAGGGCTTTCTCTAATCTACGACTGGCATTTAATGAATAAGCATTGAAGTGTCAGATAGCTCGTTGAAGTCGGCTGAGAGTACACCCTAACGGATTATGCTGAGGAAATGTGAACCAGAGGTGGTCAAGTGTATGATAGGTCGGGAGTCTATAAAATATCTATGGTGAGTATGATACAAAATAAAGAAAGTATCTGACGAATGACTGATTGTAAGGGTCTAAAAATTTGAATAATAGAAATGTTATTGCTACAAATATAGTGTCCAAGAGGTTGAGTAAGATTTCGCGTTATGAAAAACCTTATAATGTTATAGGCATTATTGTTTGAATAGGCTTATAGGAAACACCTAATGATATATGAAAAGATAAAATTATTGGAACGTGGTAAGCGTTGAACATGAAGGACTTATTTCCAATGAAATGTTGATAGGGAAATTCTCTTAAATAGATATAACTTATCTTAATCAATGTGAAAGTAGAGCCACAGTACCTATGAAATTAAGATAATAATTAATGGAGGGATAGGCTCTAGTCAATATTTACATTAAAGCAAATAATCACAATAATCATTAGGTTCGAGTATGACTAAAAGAGGCTAAAATTTCAGAAATGGAGTTACTAACCGACTAATGACAACCTTAAAGAAAAAGCACGAGAAAAGACAAAAATTGAGAAACAGCGAATATTATGATATGCAAAAATATTTTGACACGTTATATGAGGAAAGTAATAAAGGTAAGAAATTTAAAAACCTGCTAACTTTAATTTGCGATGAAAGAAATATTTTCCTAGCATACAGAAACATAAAGAAGAATAAGGGAAGTAAAACCCAAGGTGTTAACACAAATACAATAATGGATATTGGAGAGGAAAACCCTGATGAATTAGCAATATATGTTAGGGAGAGACTTATTAACTACAAACCTCAACCGGTTAGACGAGTGGAAATACCCAAGCCCAATGGTAAAATGAGACCTTTGGGTATACCTACAATTGAGGATAGAATAATACAGCAATGTATAAAACAAGTCTTAGAACCTATATGTGAAGCTAAGTTTCATAAAGATAGTTATGGCTTTAGACCCAATCGTAGTACACATCATGCTATAGCCAGAACTTACTCATTGGCAAATATAAATAAACTAACATACGTCGTAGATATTGATATAAAGGGTTTCTTCGATAATGTAAATCACAGTAAGTTGTTGAAACAAATGTGGACAATGGGTATACAGGATAAAAATCTACTATGTGTAATATCCAAAATGTTAAAAGCAGAAATTAAAGGGGTAGGGATACCAAATAAAGGTACACCTCAAGGTGGAATTTTATCACCATTGCTTTCAAATATAGTTCTAAATGAATTAGATTGGTGGATTAGTAACCAATGGCAAACACTCAAAAGCAAATTTCCTTACAAACGAGAAATCTTTAAATATCAAGCATTGAAAAGAAGTAAATTAAAAGAAGTTTATATAGTAAGATATGCAGATGATTTTAAGCTATTCTG
This window of the Clostridium kluyveri DSM 555 genome carries:
- a CDS encoding DUF6366 family protein, which translates into the protein MDKEDKRKMEEYKKNSMANLADSVNRSQIGDLSQLTKGNLLTRIIISIIVIGILSLIFFAINN
- a CDS encoding glyoxalase/bleomycin resistance/dioxygenase family protein, with translation MEFKLALLAVKNVNVSRQFYEELFDQKVVLDLGRNITFSGGFAIQEDFTWLTGLPVESVIEKSNNMELYFEVDDFDAFMQKIEDYKNIEYVHPPKKHEWQQRVVRIYDPDHHIIEIGESMAVIARHYLAEGYSVEETSKIIQHPVEFVKMCKY